The genomic interval ACTGGAAAATAAGTTTACCGTTAATAATCCTTTATTATTTGATTTGTTATATTTCTGTTGGTCTTTCAGCAAAAAAATTACAGGAAACACAAGTGCTATTTTTCTTGCCTTTTTTAGAAATTTTCTTACTATTATTTCAATTTACTATATTTATAGCCAACTCTATTTCAAAACCTGTTCATTGGAAATAAAAAAAGAAGAATTACTTACACAAATTAAAAAAGCAAAAAAAGGGAGTCAATCTGCCTTTAATATTTTATTAGATACTTTTTGGAGTAGTGTTTATGCATTTTTATTAAAAAAAGTACATAATGATAATGATGCTGAAGATATTACCATTCAAACTTTTTCTAAGGCATTTGATAGAATTGAAACTTTTGATGAAAAATATCAATTCAAAACTTGGCTGATTAGTATTTCTAAAAATGTTCATATTGATTATTTGCGTAAAAAGAAATCTTCTAATTCCATTGAAACTACCAAAGAGCAAGAAGATGAAGTTTATACTGTTATGGATGATGCTTTATCTCCTGAAGATAAACTTATTACAGAACAAAACTTAGCTAAACTACTAAAGGACATTAAAAAATTAAAGCCTAAATATCAGGAAGTTATCAATCTAAGATACTTTCAAGAATTGAGTTATAAAGAAATCTCGGAACATATTAAAGAACCCATGAATAACGTAAAAGTAAAACTTTTACGTGCTAGAAAATTGTTGGCAGAGATCATTAAGAATTAGTACTTATGAAAAAATCATTCTTAAATTCTTTAGGTCCAGGATTACTTTTTGCAGGCGCAGCAATTGGTGTATCTCATTTGGTACAATCTACACGAGCTGGTGCAGAATTTGGATTTGGTTTATTATGGGCATTGTTATTAGTACATCTATTTAAATATCCTTTTTTTCAGTTTGGGCCACGTTATGCTGCGGCAACAGGAGAAACTTTATTAGACGGTTATAAAAAACTCGGTAAAAATGTTTTAGCTATTTATTTTGTATTGAGTTTCGGAACTATGTTTACTATACAAGCTGCCGTTACTATTGTTACTGCAGGGTTAGCTTCTCAACTTTTTGGCATCACAGATAATCTAGTGTTATGGTCTGTTGTTATTACAATTATTAGCATTCTAATTCTAGTAGTTGGTAAATATAAATTGTTGGATAATTTAATGAAATACATTATCCTTATCCTGACTGTTAGCACAATTATAGCTGTTAATGTAGCATTATTTAGTACAAAAGAAAGTTTTGAAATAACACAGATATTCCCAAGTGGAACTATAGAAATCACTTTTTTAATTGCTTTTTTAGGTTGGATGCCAGCACCTTTAGATATTTCTATTTGGCATTCGCTTTGGTCTATTGAAAAGGAAAAAAATACGTTTCAAAAAATAAAACCCAAACAAGCCATTTTCGACTTTAATGTTGGGTATATCGGTACATTATTTTTAGGAGTTTGCTTTGTTATGTTGGGAGCTTTAGTGATGTATCATTCTGGTGAAACCTTTTCTAATAAAGGTGGTGTATTTGCATCACAATTAATACAATTATATACTAAAAATCTTGGTGAATTCTTTTACATTTTTATTGCTGTAGCAGCATTTACAACTATGTTTAGCACAACAATAACAACGTTAGATGCTTCTCCTAGAGCTATGACAAAAACAACCAATTTATTATTTAAAAAGAAAACAATATTCAATTATTGGTTTTGGATTCTTTTTTTAGGGTTTGGAACATTTATTATCCTAAACTTCTTCTTAGCTGATATGGGATTTTTAGTAAAACTAGCAACTATTTTATCTTTTTTAACGGCTCCTTTTTATGCTATTTTAAACTATCTATTGATTACTGGAAAACATACACCAAAAGAACATCAACCTTCCATCTATTTAAAAACTTTAAGTATTCTTGGAATTGTATTTCTTATTGGTTTTAGCATTTGGTTTTTACTCAATTTATAAAACAATTCTTTGTAACTTTGCAGTTCATTAATTAAGCATGTCAGAGAACGCTGTTATTACTCCAGAGAGACAAAAAAAACCAAAATGGTTACGTGTAAAATTACCTGTTGGTAAAAAATACACAGAACTTAGAGGTTTAGTAGATAAATACAAATTAAACACTATTTGTACCAGTGGAAGTTGCCCTAATATGGGTGAATGTTGGGGTGAAGGAACTGCAACATTTATGATTCTTGGTAATACTTGTACTCGTTCTTGTGGATTTTGCGGTGTAAAAACCGGAAGACCAGAAACTGTAGAATGGGATGAACCAGAAAAAGTTGCTCGATCTATAAAAATTATGGGGATTAAACATGCCGTAATCACTTCTGTAGATAGAGATGATTTAAAAGATGGCGGCTCAATTATTTGGGCAGAAACTGTTGATGCAATTAGAAGAGCAAATCCAAACACAACGCTAGAAACTTTAATTCCTGATTTTCAAGGAAATGAAAAGTTAATTGATAGAATTATTGAGGTACACCCAGAAGTAGTTTCTCACAATATGGAAACTGTAAGAAGACTAACTAGAGAAGTTAGAATTCAAGCAAAATACGAAAGAAGTTTAGGTGTTTTAAAATACTTAAAAGAAAAAGGGATGCGTACAAAATCTGGTATTATGCTTGGTTTAGGCGAAACTGAAGAAGAAGTAATCCAAACCATGAAAGATGTAAGAAATGTTGGATTAGATGTTATTACTATTGGTCAATATTTACAACCTTCTAAAAAGCATTTACCTGTTAAAGAATTTATTACTCCAGAACAATTTAAAAAATACGAAACTCTTGGTTTAGAAATGGGCTTTATGTACGTAGAAAGTGGTGCATTAGTCCGTTCTTCTTACAAAGCACATAAACATGCTAACTAATTGTTAAGTTTTTGTAAAAACCTATAACTAAATCATTTATGGCACAATACTTGTGAAAGTATTATCGAGGAGACGTAGTAAACCTCTTCATTGTGTAAATTATTTGAATTAGTTGATAAAAAACCATCTCGCAGAGATGGTTTTTTTCTTTCTATCTATAATCGTTTGAATTATTCTTTTATTATTTTCCTTGTAATTATTTGATTTTCAGAGTTAATTCTTAAAAAATATATTCCTGAAGAAAATTCAGAAGTATCAATCTTATGATTTCTTAATGATTTTTCTTTAGAGAAATACACTAGTTTTCCATCTAAAGAAAATAGCCTAATTTCTGCTTTAGTATTTAAATCAGTTACAATATTTAAACTTTTACTAACTGGATTAGGGTATGCACTAATTTTCTTATCAAGTAAATTAGAATCCTCAGTAGATAGTGTTACACCGAATAAAGGTATTCTCCATACACCTCTTCCCCAAGTACCTGCATATAATTTAGATTCTGCAGTATTAATTGTAAGGTCATTGATACTAACATTTGGTATAAGGTTTGAATAATTTTGCCAGCTAGACAATGTATTATCAATATAATAAATTCCATAACTCATACCAACATACAAACCATCTTTGGCATTATCTTGCCATGCTAATACATTAGCTGAAAAACTTGGTAAACCAGTTTTTTTAGCATTCCAAGTAACACCGCCATCTGTACTTATAAATATCATATCCTGATGCGTTGTTGCGATTGCTATTTTATTTGCATCCTTTGGGTGTACTTTTACATCAATAATAAAACCTGATGGAATAGTAGTAACCTCAGTCCAATCTCCACTACTACCTCCTGTAGTCGTTTTAAATAATTTTTCTCCAATAACTGCATAAATAGTTTTATTATCGGTTGGAGCAATCGCTAATAGATCTAATTTAGTGCCAAAATCTTGAGAAATTGAACTCCAAGAATCCGATCCATCAATAGATTTAAATACTTGTTCATATCCTATATAAATAGTTTCGTTTTCTGTTGGATCTGGTATAAAAGGAGTTATAAAATTACCTTTACCTGTAGGAGAGGTAAAAGTACCATCTAAATTATCTGCTCCATCTGTAGTCTTAACCACCCCTCCTTCTTGCGTTGTACCATAAATTATGTTACTATTGGTATTATGAAAAAAAGAAGGACCTCCATCTGCACCAAACCAATTTTTCCAAGTAGAGTTTATATAAGAAGTTGTTCCATTATCTTGTGAACCTCCTGTAACCTTAGAGGTTGCATCTTGAAAAACACCAATTTTATAAAACTGATGAATTCCCATCCCTGTAGTTAAATCTTTATAATAAGTATTATTAATTGCTCCTGCAGGATCATTTGCAACATAAACACCTCCATCACTTACTACAAACAATTCATTTCCATAATAAAGCACATCGTCTATATCTGCATGGCAATACCCTAAATCCGTAACTGTACTGTCATATGCCCAATGAGCAGTCATTGTAAATGTTGTTCCCCCATCTAATGATCTATATGGATTGATTCCAGCTATATGAACCTCATTACTATTTGTTGTAGAAACAGCTATTGCCATATCTCTTGGAGCTTGACCTCTTGTATCTGTTCCTTCTATTGATGAACCGAAGTAGTTTTTACCTGTATGATCTTTTTTGGTAAAAATTGCTCCTGAATCTGAGGAAGCATAAAAACCGTTAAATACGCCATTTTTTTCTTCAATTACATAAACTATAGATGCATTATGTGGTGAAACACCAACTTGTTTTAAACCCTCATTATCAAAACCTGAAATTACAGACCAAGTAGCTCCTCCATCTGTAGATTTATTAAAGTTTTTACCCGTAGCATAAATTGTATTATAATCACCTGGTTTAAACTCAACATCTAATCCATCAGTATCCGTGGTTACTTTAGTCCAATTATCTCCAGAATCAATAGATTTATAAATACCAAAACCTTGTCCAGTAGCAAATAGTATTTTTGGATCATTAGGATTAATTATAATTTTAGTAACATCTCCTCCTTCAATATTTTGAGTTTTAGACCATATAGTACCGCTATTTGTAGATTTATAAATTTCTCCATTAATACCTCCCCAATAA from Lutibacter sp. Hel_I_33_5 carries:
- the lipA gene encoding lipoyl synthase, which codes for MSENAVITPERQKKPKWLRVKLPVGKKYTELRGLVDKYKLNTICTSGSCPNMGECWGEGTATFMILGNTCTRSCGFCGVKTGRPETVEWDEPEKVARSIKIMGIKHAVITSVDRDDLKDGGSIIWAETVDAIRRANPNTTLETLIPDFQGNEKLIDRIIEVHPEVVSHNMETVRRLTREVRIQAKYERSLGVLKYLKEKGMRTKSGIMLGLGETEEEVIQTMKDVRNVGLDVITIGQYLQPSKKHLPVKEFITPEQFKKYETLGLEMGFMYVESGALVRSSYKAHKHAN
- a CDS encoding T9SS type A sorting domain-containing protein; this translates as MIKKYIFPLVLFVCSISYGQEYKKMISKGTFTFKEIQKEANNYFSIKGEGRGTGYKQYKRWEYNAKRKVDENGFVKRNSFYINELKRYNAELNLESKSSRLAVNSWEQLGPTNVTVTTGYNPGIGRITHIAIDPNDANHMIIGAHSGGVWRTIDKGGTWTPLSDNFTSMDVYSLAIHPTISSTYYWGGINGEIYKSTNSGTIWSKTQNIEGGDVTKIIINPNDPKILFATGQGFGIYKSIDSGDNWTKVTTDTDGLDVEFKPGDYNTIYATGKNFNKSTDGGATWSVISGFDNEGLKQVGVSPHNASIVYVIEEKNGVFNGFYASSDSGAIFTKKDHTGKNYFGSSIEGTDTRGQAPRDMAIAVSTTNSNEVHIAGINPYRSLDGGTTFTMTAHWAYDSTVTDLGYCHADIDDVLYYGNELFVVSDGGVYVANDPAGAINNTYYKDLTTGMGIHQFYKIGVFQDATSKVTGGSQDNGTTSYINSTWKNWFGADGGPSFFHNTNSNIIYGTTQEGGVVKTTDGADNLDGTFTSPTGKGNFITPFIPDPTENETIYIGYEQVFKSIDGSDSWSSISQDFGTKLDLLAIAPTDNKTIYAVIGEKLFKTTTGGSSGDWTEVTTIPSGFIIDVKVHPKDANKIAIATTHQDMIFISTDGGVTWNAKKTGLPSFSANVLAWQDNAKDGLYVGMSYGIYYIDNTLSSWQNYSNLIPNVSINDLTINTAESKLYAGTWGRGVWRIPLFGVTLSTEDSNLLDKKISAYPNPVSKSLNIVTDLNTKAEIRLFSLDGKLVYFSKEKSLRNHKIDTSEFSSGIYFLRINSENQIITRKIIKE
- a CDS encoding NRAMP family divalent metal transporter; the encoded protein is MKKSFLNSLGPGLLFAGAAIGVSHLVQSTRAGAEFGFGLLWALLLVHLFKYPFFQFGPRYAAATGETLLDGYKKLGKNVLAIYFVLSFGTMFTIQAAVTIVTAGLASQLFGITDNLVLWSVVITIISILILVVGKYKLLDNLMKYIILILTVSTIIAVNVALFSTKESFEITQIFPSGTIEITFLIAFLGWMPAPLDISIWHSLWSIEKEKNTFQKIKPKQAIFDFNVGYIGTLFLGVCFVMLGALVMYHSGETFSNKGGVFASQLIQLYTKNLGEFFYIFIAVAAFTTMFSTTITTLDASPRAMTKTTNLLFKKKTIFNYWFWILFLGFGTFIILNFFLADMGFLVKLATILSFLTAPFYAILNYLLITGKHTPKEHQPSIYLKTLSILGIVFLIGFSIWFLLNL
- a CDS encoding RNA polymerase sigma factor translates to MEIKKEELLTQIKKAKKGSQSAFNILLDTFWSSVYAFLLKKVHNDNDAEDITIQTFSKAFDRIETFDEKYQFKTWLISISKNVHIDYLRKKKSSNSIETTKEQEDEVYTVMDDALSPEDKLITEQNLAKLLKDIKKLKPKYQEVINLRYFQELSYKEISEHIKEPMNNVKVKLLRARKLLAEIIKN